One Drosophila kikkawai strain 14028-0561.14 chromosome 3L, DkikHiC1v2, whole genome shotgun sequence genomic window carries:
- the LOC121502708 gene encoding uncharacterized protein codes for MLYLHSREQERCWTPPWDCALPQRDKKRKAMKILQANMHRSRMANDLLHQIVLENQIDVVIISEQYKKREEGFWLEDDTKTAAIWIPDPTTTPHRSDKKGRCHVITQIRNWTIFSCYLTPSDDIQTFQTKLEDIEDNARHIGGKLIIAGDFNSRAQEWGMPSTDFRGRRVLNMAARTGMLTANVGAIPTFNRVGNVGTIPDITLVTENRAHKIADWKVLDTYNGSDHCYIRFDIAENEVTTLAPTRKGWNANRLDKGKLIREIDARLNRQRGGNIISNNMTTIRQACNAAMPKMGNRRRQGQEAYWWTQEIKALRETCIKNRRRLTRARWRGIFTEEESQFKKSKKDLNIAIRKSKTEKCMQRCQ; via the coding sequence ATGCTGTATCTGCACAGCAGAGAACAGGAGCGATGTTGGACACCTCCCTGGGACTGCGCATTGCCCCAGCGTGacaagaaaaggaaagccATGAAGATCCTTCAAGCAAATATGCATAGAAGCAGAATGGCAAATGACCTACTGCACCAAATCGTGCTGGAAAACCAAATTGACGTTGTTATCATAAGCGAACAATACAAGAAACGGGAAGAAGGATTCTGGCTGGAAGACGACACAAAGACGGCGGCCATATGGATTCCGGACCCTACCACGACGCCACACAGAAGTGACAAAAAAGGAAGATGCCACGTCATCACACAAATTAGAAACTGGACGATATTCAGCTGCTATTTGACCCCAAGTGACGACATTCAGACCTTCCAGACGAAACTTGAAGATATTGAAGACAACGCAAGGCATATAGGTGGAAAACTTATAATAGCTGGGGACTTTAACTCAAGAGCTCAGGAATGGGGTATGCCATCAACTGACTTTCGAGGCCGTAGAGTCCTAAACATGGCCGCAAGAACCGGGATGCTAACAGCAAATGTAGGTGCAATACCCACATTCAATCGAGTAGGGAACGTGGGCACAATCCCTGACATAACACTAGTGACAGAAAACCGCGCGCACAAAATCGCCGACTGGAAAGTCCTTGATACCTACAACGGAAGTGACCACTGCTATATTAGGTTTGACATAGCAGAAAACGAAGTGACTACATTAGCACCAACGAGGAAAGGATGGAACGCTAATCGATTGGACAAAGGAAAGCTTATTCGAGAAATTGACGCAAGGCTGAACCGACAGAGAGGCGGTAACATAATCAGCAACAACATGACAACCATAAGGCAGGCCTGCAACGCTGCAATGCCAAAAATGGGCAATCGTCGCAGACAAGGACAAGAAGCGTACTGGTGGACCCAAGAGATAAAAGCTCTCAGAGAAACGTGTATAAAAAACAGACGCCGCCTTACGAGGGCTAGATGGAGAGGGATCTTTACAGAAGAAGAGAGCCAATTTAAGAAATCCAAGAAGGATTTAAATATTGCCATCCGAAAAAGCAAAACGGAGAAATGCATGCAACGATGTCAATAG
- the LOC138928470 gene encoding myb-like protein P translates to MVPSLLRISSSTPSSPSRIFIEDGGAISTSTLETTLISGNNDDDDDGATTTTTTNKPAPSPILNEDREVDITRISGNNDDDDNDDGTTTTNKPAPSPILNEDREVDITRISGNNDDDDNDDGTTTTNKPAPSPILFENGEEQSTTLEPILPSTIGNESNTTLLMTRERLLLNSSTFEAETSTSAVTSTSTSTTTENTMADDSSPSSFKIMLGINDNDDNRYHHHQ, encoded by the exons ATGGTGCCTTCACTGCTGCGAATTTCGTCAAGCACACCTTCATCACCCTCACGAATTTTCATCGAGGACGGAGGAGCAATATCGACTTCAACGCTGGAAACAACCCTCATTAGTGggaataatgatgatgatgacgatggagcaacaacaacaacaacaacaaataaacctgCACCCTCACCAATTTTGAATGAGGATAGAGAAGTTGATATAACCCGCATTAGTGggaataatgatgatgatgataatgatgatggaacaacaacaacaaataaacctgCACCCTCACCAATTTTGAATGAGGATAGAGAAGTTGATATAACCCGCATTAGTGggaataatgatgatgatgacaatgatgatggaacaacaacgacaaataAACCTGCACCCTCACCAATTTTATTCGAGAATGGAGAAGAACAATCGACGACGTTGGAACCAATTTTACCTTCTACTATCGGAAACGAATCAAATACAACTCTTCTGATGACCAGGGAAAGGCTATTACTCAATAGTTCAACATTTGAAGCAGAAACATCAACTTCAGCTGTTACTTCAACTTCTACTTCTACAACTACAGAGAATACTATGGCGGATGATAGTTCTCCTTCATCATTTAAGATCATGTTGGGGATAAACGATAATGATGATAAT cgctaccatcaccatcagtaa
- the LOC138928469 gene encoding uncharacterized protein produces MFVANRVAFILDHSSPSQWRHVGTSENPADCATRGLPPSELEDFDLRWRVPEWLTRRQGDWPSTEIGQVDIHDAALEAKADKVRLHLAAPQPSLVERFSSFSQAVRVTAFIIRFKSNAISKGERCTGPLIIEELDYALLATVRIVQREFFASELATLRNSKRLPSRSKLQKLVIRYWHALTLHGGAQLTLFHARQRFWILTGRQAVRRVLRKCVRCFRTRPTTSTQLMGDLPLHRVNPLNRPFLATGVDYIGAIELKAARLRGTSFYKGYIAVFICLATKAVHLEAVTGLTTEHFLLALDRFTGRRGMVQHLYSDNGTNYIGADNLMKALFGRLQEDYEKLIAPKHLKRPTLAGCGRPM; encoded by the exons ATGTTTGTCGCCAACAGGGTCGCCTTCATTTTGGACCACTCGTCGCCATCGCAATGGAGACATGTAGGTACTAGCGAGAATCCAGCGGACTGTGCGACAAGAGGGCTTCCTCCGAGCGAGCTGGAGGACTTTGATTTGCGGTGGCGAGTCCCGGAGTGGCTTACTCGCAGGCAAGGTGACTGGCCTTCGACGGAGATCGGGCAGGTCGACATACACGATGCCGCGCTGGAGGCAAAGGCAGACAAGGTACGCCTTCATCTTGCAGCTCCGCAACCATCGTTGGTTGAGAGGTTTTCCAGTTTCAGCCAGGCTGTGAGAGTCACAGCATTTATAATTCGGTTCAAAAGCAATGCTATTAGCAAAGGAGAGAGGTGTACCGGACCCCTAATCATTGAGGAGCTCGACTATGCTTTACTCGCCACCGTGCGCATCGTTCAAAGGGAGTTCTTCGCATCTGAGCTGGCCACATTGAGGAATTCTAAACGGCTGCCCTCCAGAAGCAAACTTCAGA AGCTAGTAATACGGTATTGGCATGCTTTGACTCTGCACGGAGGTGCGCAGCTGACCTTGTTCCACGCTCGCCAGCGGTTCTGGATACTGACAGGGAGACAAGCAGTTCGAAGAGTGCTACGGAAGTGCGTGAGGTGCTTTCGCACCCGGCCAACCACCTCGACTCAGCTCATGGGAGACCTTCCGCTACACAGGGTCAACCCCCTTAACCGACCGTTCCTGGCGACGGGAGTTGACTACATAGGCGCTATAGAGCTGAAGGCAGCGCGCTTGAGAGGAACAAGCTTCTACAAGGGATACATCGCCGTTTTTATTTGTCTTGCGACGAAGGCTGTACACTTGGAGGCGGTGACGGGTCTCACCACGGAGCATTTCTTACTGGCTCTTGACCGGTTCACCGGGCGACGAGGGATGGTTCAACATTTATACAGTGACAATGGAACAAACTATATCGGCGCGGATAATCTAATGAAGGCATTATTCGGAAGGCTGCAGGAGGATTACGAGAAGCTCATAGCCCCAAAACACCTCAAACGCCCAACTTTGGCGGGCTGTGGGAGGCCAATGTGA